From Mycobacterium cookii:
GGGATGAGGCTGCGGTCTTTGCGCAACTGCGCCTGGATGTCGGGCCGCTCCCCCAACGTCTGCAGCGACGCACCGAGCAGCCGCACAGTCGTTTCCTGACCTGCCGAGAAGACATTGGCCGCGACCCGGGCGACGTCTTCGACCTCGGGCGTGGTGCCGTCAGGATAGGTGGCTGTAGCCAGGCCGGTCAGCACATCGTCGCGGGGTGCGGCGCGACGATCCCGGACGTAGTCGGAGAACAGTCCGTAGAGGAATTCCAGCGGGCTGTGCGCCAGCGATTCCTTGCCGGTGCCCCCGACGCCGCCACCGGAGTTCTCGCGGATGCCCTTGACGAACTTGTCGCGGTCTTCGATCGGCACGCCGAGCAGGTCGGCGATCACCAGCAGCGTGAAGGGACCGGAGAAGCCCTTGATCCAGTCGCCCTCGCCGGGCGCCAGAAAGTCGTCGAGCACCTGGTCGGCGAGCTCCCACATGGCGTCCTCGTTTTCCTTGAGGCGCTTCGGGGTGATCAGCCGCATCAGCAGCGAGCGGTGGTTGGTGTGGGTCGGCGGGTCGAGGGTGGGCAGCTGATCGCTGAACGGCAGCTCGTCGCGGTGCTGCTCGATCAACTCGGTGATGTCGCTGTCACCCAGGCCCTCCAGGCTGACCGGGAAGCCGGGAAACGGGCCGGTCACCGAGTTGCACGACGACCACGTCTCGGCGTCGTTCAAGACCGCGCAGGCTTCTTCCCAGCCGGTCACCATCGTGACGTCGTGGTGCTTCTCCTTGGCCACCGGGCACTGCTGCCGCAGCGCCTCGTAAAACGGGTAGGGGTCGGCGATCAGCTCGCTACCACGGAAAAAATCCTTATCGGCGAAGTCGTTCACCATCTCGCACCGTTCCAATCTCGGCTCGTGAGAATGAGCCTCTCAGAGATGAGCATTAGATTTCCATACCGCAGGCGGCGCCGTCAACGCGCTGCGAATCCAGCGTCGAGAAGAAGGAAATCGGCTCAGCCGGCCGGGATCAGGTCGGCCTCGACGGCCGGGCTGGCCGTCACCCGGCTGCGAAACGTCTCGATCGGCTCGATCGGGATCGGGGGAAGAGCCGCCGCGGCGAAGGCCTGCGCCTTGAAGGCCTGCGCGGCGGCGCTGAGCCGGTGCTGAACCAGGCCGACGCTGTCATCCAACTCGGCCGGCCAGGTCTGCCCCCACAGGGTGACCTCGGTCGCGCCCTGGTCGAGTGCCTGCAGGACACCTTCGCGAACGCGAGGGTCGCAGTCGAACAGGTCGGCCGCCACGGCCAGGGTCTGCGGCGGCAGCCGGTGCCCCGCCGTCGCCAATGCGTACTCCAGGTCGACGATCTGGGCGCCGAGAATCCGCAACGGTCGTTCGTCCGGATGGTCGGCGACCAGGACCGTCACGTCCCACCCGGCGATCGCCCGGTCGAACAGCCACCCGCCCGCGAAGCGCACCACATCGGCGACATCGGCGGCGACGACGTCGAGCCGGTACCTCATGTCGGGTTCGGCGGAGCCATGTCCCGGGCCAACGATTCCGCGTACTCCTTGAAGACCTCGGTCAGTGGTATCGAAGGGTTGAGCAACCATGTGGTCTCCATTCCGATGATGAAGGCAAGAATCTGCACTGCCTTGACGCTGACATCCATGTCCATCCGAAACTGACCGGCCTGCTGGCCGCGTCGGATCAGCTCGCTGATGATCGCGGTCGCATCGCGATACCGGCTTTGCAGCCGGTCGTGCAGCGGTGCGTCGGGGTGCACGTTCTCCGCGAGCAGCACCGCGTACGTGCCGATCAACTCGGGTGATCGGTAGTACCGCTCGGCGACGGCGGCAACTTCCGAGATCAGGTCGCCCGCCCGGTCCGCGTGCGAGTCGTCGTCGGCGTCGCGGACGTCGAGCACCGCGTTCAACAGCTGCTCTTTGGATTCGAAGTGATGCAGCAACCCGGCGGGGCTGACACCGGCCTCGCCGGCGATCTGGGCCAGCGTCGTGTTGCGCCACCCGTTGCGGGTGAGCAACCGCTGCGCGACGGACAGGATCCGCTGTTTGCGATCCTCGCCCTTGGCGCGCAACGAGTCGTACGGCCGTGATTCGGGCACCGAGCTCCTTCGTTCAACCAACTAACTGAGCACACAGTAGGTTGGTTGGGCCGAGTGTGACAAGGGTCTCAGCCGAAAACATTCTGTCGCGCCGCCGCTACAGACCCAGCGACTTGGCGATGATCACTTTCATCACTTCACTCGTGCCGGCGTAGATGCGGGCCACGCGTGCATCGGTGTACAGCCGGGCGATCGGATATTCCATCATGTAGCCGTAGCCGCCGAACAGCTGCAGACACCGGTCGATGACCCGTTGCTGCATCTCGGTGCAGAACAGTTTGACGCGCGCGGCGTCGGGGGCCGACAGCTCGTCCTCGACGTGCAGCGCGACCGCGCGATCCAGCATCGCCTGGCCGGCCTCTACTTCGGTCGAACAGGCGGCCAACTCGAATTTGGTGTTCTGGAATGACGCGACCGGGGTGCCGAATGCCTTGCGGTCTTTGGTGTAGTCGATGGCCGCGGCGATCGCCGAGCGCGCCTGCGCCACCGAACCGACAGCCACCGTCAGACGTTCCTGCGGCAGGTTGTGGCCGAGGTAGCCGAACGCCTCACCCTCGTCGCCGAGCACGTTCTCGACAGGCACCCGGACATCGACGAACGACAGCTCGGCGGTGTCCTGCACCTTGCAGCCCATTTTCTCCAGCTCGCGACCGCGGGTGAAGCCCTCCATCCCGTCCTCGACGACGAACAGCGTCAGGCCCCTGCGCCGGTTGTCGGGGTCGGTCGCGGTGCGGGCGACGACGATCACCAGGTCGGCCTGCATGCCACCGGTAATGAATGTCTTGGCGCCGTTGACAATCCAGTGGTCGCCGTCCCGTTTGGCCGTCGTGCGCATGCCGGCGAGGTCGGATCCGGTGCCGGGTTCGGTCATCGCGACGGCGGTCAGCAGCGTCCCGGCGGCCAGACCGGGGAACCAGCGCTTGCGCTGCTCCTCATTCGCGTAGTGCAGGAAATACGGCAGGATCACCTCAAGTTGGGTGCGGACGGTCGACAGCGTCACCAGCGCCTTGGCCGCCTCCTCCTGCAGCACGACGTTGTAGCGGTAGTCGGGCATCCCGCCGCCGCCGTACTCCTCGGGAATCGCCATCCCGAGCATCCCGAGCGCACCCATCTGCTTGAAGACGTCGCGCGGCATCCGCCCGGCCTTCTCCCACTGCGGATAAGCCGGGACGACTTCCTTTTCGATGAAGTCCCGGGCCAGTCCGCGGAATGATTCGTGATCTTCGGTGAACAGGTCTCGACGCATGACTTCCCCAGTCAGGCAACAAGTTCGACGAGGGTGGCGTTGGCGGTGCCGCCACCTTCGCACATGCTCTGCAGTCCGAAGCGAATCCCGTTGTCGCGCATGTGGTACGCCAGGCGGGTCATCAGCACCGCGCCCGATGCGCCGAGCGGGTGGCCGAGGGCGATCGCTCCGCCCAACGGGTTGAGCCGGTCCGGGTCGGCACCGGTTTCGTCGAGCCACGCCAGCGGCACCGGGGCAAAAGCCTCGTTGACCTCGAACGCACCGACCTCGCCGATCGAGACGCCGGCCTTCTTCAGCACTTTCTCGGTGGCCGGGATGGGTCCGGTAAGCATCAGCACCGGATCAGCTCCCGTCACGGCGCCGGCCCGGTAGCGCACCAGTGGGGTCAGGCCCAGCTCGACCGCCATCTGCGAGGTCATCACGAGCAAAGCCGCTGCGCCATCGGAGATTTGCGACGAGTTGCCGGCGTGGATCACTCCGGCCTCGTCGAACGCCGGCTTGAGGCCGGCCAGTTTTTCGACGGTCGTGCCTCGCCGGATTCCTTCGTCGGCGGTGACTGCTTTGTCGTCCACAAAGACCGGGACGATCTGGTCGGCGAACGCGCCGTTGTCCTGCGCGGCTGCGGCCCGTTCGTGCGACAACGACGAATACTCGTCGAGCCGGGTGCGGGAAAACCCCCACTTCTTGGCGATCATCTCCGCCGACAAGCCCTGGTTGAACGAGAAACCGTCATATCGTTCAAGGACTTTGGGGCCGTAGGGCTGTCCGCTTGCCCTGGCCGAGCCCAGTGGCACCCGGCTCATCACCTCGACCCCGCCGGCCACCACGACGTCCTGCTGGCCCGACATCACCGCCTGCACCGCGAAGTCGAGAGCCTGCTGGCTGGACCCGCACGCCCGGTTGATCGTTGTGCCCGGGATGCTTTCGGGCCAGCCCGCAGCCAGTACCGCGTAGCGGCCGATGTTGCTGGACTGGTCGCCGACCTGGGATACGCATCCCCAGATCACGTCGTCGACGATGTTGGGGTCGATGCCGGTGCGCGCCACCAACTCGTTGAGCACCAGCGCCGACAGGTCGGCGGCGTGCATGCTCGACAGGCCGCCGTTTCGCTTGCCGACGGGTGTTCGCACTGCCTCGACGATGACTGTTTCACGCATTCTTCTGCTCCGATCTCGGTACTGCCCATTGACCAGTGAACGACGCGTCGCGCTTTTCGGCGAACGCGGCATACGCCTCCGCCGAATCGACCGTCGCGAAATTGCCGACCTGGGCGCGGGCCTCGTTGGCCAGCGCATCGCGCATGGTCCGGTCGGCGCCCT
This genomic window contains:
- a CDS encoding cytochrome P450, with the translated sequence MNDFADKDFFRGSELIADPYPFYEALRQQCPVAKEKHHDVTMVTGWEEACAVLNDAETWSSCNSVTGPFPGFPVSLEGLGDSDITELIEQHRDELPFSDQLPTLDPPTHTNHRSLLMRLITPKRLKENEDAMWELADQVLDDFLAPGEGDWIKGFSGPFTLLVIADLLGVPIEDRDKFVKGIRENSGGGVGGTGKESLAHSPLEFLYGLFSDYVRDRRAAPRDDVLTGLATATYPDGTTPEVEDVARVAANVFSAGQETTVRLLGASLQTLGERPDIQAQLRKDRSLIPNFIEESLRHESPVKGDFRLNRKPVNIGGVDLPAGTTVMIVQAAANRDPRRFEDPTTFDPARKNARQHISFGRGIHSCPGAPLARAETRVALERLLDRTSDIRISEKHHGPANDRRYQYVPTYILRGLTELHLEFTPV
- a CDS encoding TetR/AcrR family transcriptional regulator, with translation MPESRPYDSLRAKGEDRKQRILSVAQRLLTRNGWRNTTLAQIAGEAGVSPAGLLHHFESKEQLLNAVLDVRDADDDSHADRAGDLISEVAAVAERYYRSPELIGTYAVLLAENVHPDAPLHDRLQSRYRDATAIISELIRRGQQAGQFRMDMDVSVKAVQILAFIIGMETTWLLNPSIPLTEVFKEYAESLARDMAPPNPT
- a CDS encoding acyl-CoA dehydrogenase family protein; this encodes MRRDLFTEDHESFRGLARDFIEKEVVPAYPQWEKAGRMPRDVFKQMGALGMLGMAIPEEYGGGGMPDYRYNVVLQEEAAKALVTLSTVRTQLEVILPYFLHYANEEQRKRWFPGLAAGTLLTAVAMTEPGTGSDLAGMRTTAKRDGDHWIVNGAKTFITGGMQADLVIVVARTATDPDNRRRGLTLFVVEDGMEGFTRGRELEKMGCKVQDTAELSFVDVRVPVENVLGDEGEAFGYLGHNLPQERLTVAVGSVAQARSAIAAAIDYTKDRKAFGTPVASFQNTKFELAACSTEVEAGQAMLDRAVALHVEDELSAPDAARVKLFCTEMQQRVIDRCLQLFGGYGYMMEYPIARLYTDARVARIYAGTSEVMKVIIAKSLGL
- a CDS encoding thiolase family protein, producing MRETVIVEAVRTPVGKRNGGLSSMHAADLSALVLNELVARTGIDPNIVDDVIWGCVSQVGDQSSNIGRYAVLAAGWPESIPGTTINRACGSSQQALDFAVQAVMSGQQDVVVAGGVEVMSRVPLGSARASGQPYGPKVLERYDGFSFNQGLSAEMIAKKWGFSRTRLDEYSSLSHERAAAAQDNGAFADQIVPVFVDDKAVTADEGIRRGTTVEKLAGLKPAFDEAGVIHAGNSSQISDGAAALLVMTSQMAVELGLTPLVRYRAGAVTGADPVLMLTGPIPATEKVLKKAGVSIGEVGAFEVNEAFAPVPLAWLDETGADPDRLNPLGGAIALGHPLGASGAVLMTRLAYHMRDNGIRFGLQSMCEGGGTANATLVELVA